In Spiroplasma litorale, a single genomic region encodes these proteins:
- a CDS encoding FAD-dependent oxidoreductase yields MKVIIIGVNHAGTVAARTIKRLNKNIEVVAYEKNDLISFLGCGIALWVKGEANDPNKLFYASPELLKSEGITIHKNHEWIGIDDKNKKIRIKDLENNKEFEDNYDKLIIATGSWPMLPPIPGIDLEGVQICKNYYHAKKIKAANDDQNIKNVAIIGAGYIGVELVDAFVESNKNVTLIDVENAIMPNYFDDELSSHVQKRMDDAKVKSLLGHKVVEFIGENGKLKSIKTDKSTIDVEYAILSVGIKAQTKLLEGIVELDQKGIVKTNEFMQSSNPDIYAIGDCAEVKNITQHKNTQIALATTAVRSGILAAINIATKNTLPQMGFTGANAISVFGFNMASTGLSENFAKKLNIDYDSILFTDNDRPEFMSSTKPVWLKLLWDKKTRVLIGAQVGSEVNHTEIIHMLSLAVQKQMTIDELPLVDMFFLPHFNKPYNFVTLAALEVLGLNYFKK; encoded by the coding sequence ATGAAAGTAATAATTATTGGTGTTAACCATGCAGGAACAGTTGCTGCAAGAACTATTAAAAGATTAAATAAAAATATAGAAGTAGTTGCGTATGAAAAAAATGATTTAATATCATTTTTGGGATGCGGAATTGCTTTGTGGGTAAAAGGTGAAGCGAATGACCCTAATAAATTATTCTATGCTTCTCCTGAACTTTTAAAAAGTGAAGGAATAACAATTCACAAAAATCATGAATGAATTGGAATTGATGATAAAAACAAAAAAATTAGAATAAAAGATCTAGAAAATAATAAAGAATTTGAAGATAATTATGACAAATTAATTATTGCAACAGGTTCATGACCAATGTTACCACCAATTCCAGGTATTGATTTAGAAGGTGTACAAATTTGTAAAAACTACTATCATGCCAAAAAAATAAAAGCGGCAAATGATGATCAAAATATAAAAAATGTTGCAATAATTGGTGCAGGTTATATTGGTGTCGAATTAGTTGATGCATTTGTTGAAAGCAATAAAAATGTAACTTTAATTGATGTTGAAAATGCAATAATGCCGAACTATTTTGACGATGAATTGTCAAGTCATGTGCAAAAAAGAATGGACGACGCTAAGGTTAAAAGTTTATTAGGTCATAAAGTAGTTGAATTTATTGGAGAAAATGGAAAGTTAAAATCAATAAAAACTGATAAATCTACTATTGATGTTGAGTATGCAATACTATCAGTTGGGATAAAAGCACAAACTAAATTATTAGAAGGTATAGTTGAACTTGATCAAAAAGGAATTGTGAAAACTAATGAGTTTATGCAATCTTCAAATCCAGATATATATGCAATTGGAGATTGTGCTGAAGTTAAAAATATTACCCAACATAAAAATACACAAATTGCTTTAGCTACAACAGCTGTAAGATCAGGGATTTTAGCTGCAATTAATATTGCTACAAAAAATACCTTACCACAAATGGGCTTTACTGGAGCAAATGCAATTTCTGTTTTTGGATTTAATATGGCTTCAACAGGACTTTCAGAAAACTTTGCAAAAAAACTAAATATTGATTATGACTCAATTCTATTTACTGATAATGATAGACCTGAATTTATGAGTTCAACAAAGCCAGTTTGATTAAAGCTATTATGAGATAAAAAAACAAGAGTGTTAATTGGTGCACAAGTTGGTTCAGAAGTAAATCACACTGAAATTATTCATATGTTATCACTTGCAGTTCAAAAACAAATGACAATAGATGAGTTACCATTAGTTGATATGTTCTTTTTACCTCACTTTAATAAACCATATAATTTTGTTACACTAGCAGCTTTAGAAGTTCTTGGTTTAAACTACTTCAAAAAATAG
- the recA gene encoding recombinase RecA produces MIKEILEKNEKEVMNNMSKNLYDDPAFKNVLKEIEKTYGKGSIMKLGDKFNLEHEAISTGSFLLDKAIGIGGLPKGRIVEIFGPESSGKTTLSLHAIAEAQKNQGRAAFIDAEHALDPKYARNIGVDINNLIVAQPDTGEQALDILEMLVRSNTIDVVVVDSVAALVPKIELEGEMGDQQIGLQARLMSKALRKLNGIISKTNTIVIFINQLREKVGVIFGNPEVTTGGRALRFYSSVRIEVRKGETISTNGEASANKIKVKIVKNKVAPPFKTCQIVINYNKGIDKELEIIEMATLYNIINKAGVWYSYNDEKIGQGKESVREWFKNNQDKYIEIEKKLNEAI; encoded by the coding sequence ATGATAAAAGAAATACTAGAAAAAAACGAAAAAGAGGTTATGAATAATATGTCTAAAAATTTGTATGATGATCCTGCATTTAAAAATGTATTAAAAGAAATCGAAAAGACATATGGTAAAGGTTCTATAATGAAGCTTGGAGACAAATTTAATTTAGAACATGAGGCAATTTCAACAGGTAGTTTTTTGTTGGATAAAGCAATAGGAATTGGTGGACTGCCAAAAGGAAGAATTGTTGAAATATTTGGACCAGAATCAAGTGGTAAAACAACATTATCACTTCATGCAATTGCAGAAGCCCAAAAAAATCAAGGGAGAGCGGCTTTTATTGATGCAGAACATGCATTAGACCCAAAATATGCTAGAAATATTGGTGTGGATATTAATAATTTAATAGTAGCTCAACCTGATACTGGTGAACAAGCTTTAGATATTCTTGAAATGCTAGTAAGATCAAACACAATCGATGTTGTTGTTGTGGACTCAGTTGCAGCTCTTGTCCCTAAAATTGAACTCGAAGGTGAAATGGGAGATCAACAAATTGGATTACAAGCGAGGTTAATGTCAAAAGCGCTTAGAAAACTTAATGGGATAATATCAAAAACAAATACAATAGTTATTTTTATTAATCAATTACGAGAAAAAGTTGGTGTAATATTTGGTAATCCAGAGGTTACAACTGGAGGAAGGGCTTTAAGATTCTATTCATCAGTTAGAATCGAAGTTAGAAAAGGCGAAACTATTTCTACTAATGGAGAAGCTAGCGCCAATAAAATAAAAGTAAAAATAGTTAAAAATAAAGTAGCGCCACCATTTAAGACTTGTCAAATAGTTATAAATTACAATAAAGGAATTGACAAAGAATTAGAAATAATTGAAATGGCAACTCTATATAATATTATTAATAAAGCGGGAGTCTGATATTCTTATAATGATGAAAAAATAGGTCAAGGCAAGGAATCTGTTAGAGAATGATTTAAAAATAATCAGGATAAATATATTGAAATCGAAAAAAAACTAAACGAAGCAATATAA
- the ffh gene encoding signal recognition particle protein, which translates to MGFGDFLANRMKKSIEKNLKKSTLNEENIKEVLREIRLAFLEADVNVDVVKTIIKNVEQKALGQYIQQGVRADQQMVKIVHEELVEILGKVNKPIEINKKPSVIMMVGLQGAGKTTTAGKLSHLITKKHNKKTLMVALDIYRPGAIDQLVELGEKNNLTVFEKGKQDPVKTAKQAIDYAEKNDFDVIILDTAGRLQIDKDLMKELNNIRKEVSPNEIILTVDGMTGQDIINVTQEFDKLLKLTGVIVTKLDGDARGGATLSISHITKLPIKFIGEGEGISALAEFHPKRMADRILGMGDVDTLFEKAADVVDQRTMEKTMKRMFAGQFDLEDLRNQLEQVAKMGNLGGIMKMVPGMNGKISEQQITQAQERLRVATILMSSMTLKERREPRVLKAMTRKQRIIKGSGRTEKEYNDLLNQFDKGKKQVLEMAKNLKSGKMPNLGGFNKFR; encoded by the coding sequence ATGGGTTTTGGGGATTTTTTAGCAAATAGAATGAAGAAGTCGATTGAAAAAAATTTAAAAAAATCGACACTTAATGAAGAAAATATTAAAGAGGTCCTTAGGGAAATAAGACTTGCATTTTTAGAAGCTGACGTTAACGTTGATGTTGTAAAAACAATAATAAAAAATGTAGAACAAAAAGCATTAGGACAGTATATTCAACAAGGTGTTAGAGCAGACCAACAAATGGTTAAAATTGTTCATGAAGAATTAGTTGAAATTCTTGGTAAGGTTAATAAACCTATTGAAATAAACAAAAAACCATCTGTAATAATGATGGTTGGTTTACAAGGCGCTGGTAAAACAACAACTGCAGGAAAACTATCACATTTAATAACAAAAAAACATAACAAAAAAACATTAATGGTTGCTTTAGATATTTATAGACCAGGTGCGATTGATCAATTAGTTGAACTTGGTGAAAAAAATAACCTTACTGTTTTTGAAAAAGGTAAACAAGATCCTGTTAAAACTGCTAAACAAGCAATTGATTATGCAGAAAAAAATGATTTTGACGTAATTATTTTAGATACTGCTGGTAGACTTCAAATTGATAAAGATTTAATGAAAGAATTAAATAACATAAGAAAAGAAGTTTCACCAAATGAAATAATACTTACAGTTGATGGTATGACTGGTCAAGATATTATAAATGTAACTCAAGAATTTGATAAATTATTAAAACTAACAGGTGTAATTGTTACAAAACTTGATGGTGACGCAAGAGGGGGAGCAACTCTTTCTATTAGTCATATAACTAAGTTGCCAATTAAATTTATTGGTGAAGGTGAAGGTATTAGTGCTTTAGCCGAATTCCATCCAAAAAGAATGGCAGATAGAATTCTTGGAATGGGTGATGTTGATACATTGTTTGAAAAAGCAGCTGATGTTGTTGATCAAAGAACAATGGAAAAAACCATGAAAAGAATGTTTGCAGGTCAATTTGATTTAGAAGATTTAAGAAATCAACTTGAACAAGTTGCAAAAATGGGAAATTTAGGTGGAATTATGAAAATGGTTCCAGGAATGAATGGTAAAATATCTGAACAACAAATAACACAAGCTCAAGAAAGACTTCGTGTAGCTACAATTCTAATGAGTTCAATGACTTTAAAAGAACGTAGAGAACCAAGAGTTTTAAAAGCTATGACTAGAAAACAAAGAATTATTAAAGGTTCAGGAAGAACTGAAAAAGAATACAATGATTTATTAAACCAATTTGATAAAGGTAAAAAACAAGTATTAGAAATGGCTAAAAATCTAAAATCTGGTAAAATGCCTAACTTGGGTGGGTTTAACAAATTTAGATAA
- a CDS encoding IS3 family transposase — protein sequence MGILNAALKFDISTSTIKRWKSEVKVKGEGALEWGSGTQAKGNIKKFKSHDWIFKEPDDMSVKELREVLKLERALKKHLAKTTKEKYFAIFNVKRMFSLKLSCLYLKVSRYGYLKWLKNGKPKYKNYNRILAIKIRCLFYLFKKRYGYNMITLFLNKYFKERLNPWVVYRYMKIMSLKAVKKKKVPNYDKSGPLRFENLLNRNFNSKNINEKWVTDVTYIKTINGNVYLSVIKDLFNSEIIDWKLSVSPNNKLCHTNLISSIKKRGYSKIIHSDQEAPYTNETWERLCKNNNINISMSRRGNSPDNGACESFFGTFKNEYIYI from the coding sequence ATGGGTATTTTAAATGCGGCATTAAAGTTTGATATTAGTACTAGCACAATTAAAAGATGAAAATCAGAGGTAAAAGTTAAAGGTGAAGGAGCCCTTGAATGAGGTAGCGGAACACAGGCAAAAGGAAATATTAAAAAATTTAAATCTCATGATTGAATTTTTAAAGAACCTGATGATATGAGCGTTAAAGAATTAAGAGAGGTTTTGAAACTGGAACGAGCTTTAAAAAAGCATTTGGCGAAGACGACTAAGGAAAAGTACTTCGCCATTTTTAATGTTAAAAGAATGTTTTCTTTGAAATTATCTTGTTTATATTTAAAAGTTTCAAGGTATGGATATTTAAAATGACTTAAAAACGGAAAACCAAAGTATAAAAATTATAATAGAATTTTAGCAATTAAGATAAGATGCCTTTTTTACTTGTTTAAAAAAAGATATGGTTATAATATGATAACTTTATTTTTAAACAAATACTTTAAAGAAAGATTAAACCCTTGAGTTGTTTATAGATATATGAAAATAATGAGTTTAAAAGCAGTGAAGAAAAAGAAAGTTCCAAACTATGATAAATCAGGTCCATTAAGATTTGAAAATTTATTAAATAGAAACTTTAATTCTAAAAATATAAATGAAAAATGAGTAACAGATGTAACTTATATAAAAACTATTAATGGAAACGTATATCTATCTGTTATAAAGGATTTGTTTAATTCAGAAATTATTGATTGAAAGTTATCGGTTAGTCCTAATAATAAATTATGTCATACAAATTTAATAAGTTCTATTAAAAAAAGAGGTTATTCAAAAATAATTCATTCAGATCAGGAGGCACCATACACAAATGAAACTTGAGAAAGATTATGTAAAAATAATAATATAAATATTTCAATGTCAAGGAGAGGGAACTCCCCAGATAATGGTGCATGTGAGTCTTTTTTTGGAACTTTTAAAAATGAATATATATACATATAA
- a CDS encoding CinA family protein, with amino-acid sequence MKEFISIIKKNKLTISSCESFTGGMFSSLVTNYKNSSTFFKGGFCCYSDEYKIEVLKINSWIIKKHSAVSKETLEGMLTNTQNILKSDIVFGFTGYAPPSSVDDELKGLSYIGFRLYNKNYIYKFINNNKISRKKYKILAIKEIINNFLNIFKNS; translated from the coding sequence ATGAAAGAATTTATAAGTATAATCAAAAAAAATAAATTAACAATATCTTCTTGTGAATCATTTACAGGAGGAATGTTTTCAAGTTTGGTTACAAATTATAAAAATTCAAGTACTTTTTTTAAGGGTGGCTTTTGTTGTTATTCTGATGAATACAAAATAGAAGTATTAAAAATAAATTCATGAATAATTAAAAAACATAGTGCAGTTTCAAAAGAAACATTAGAGGGTATGTTAACTAATACACAAAATATTTTAAAATCAGATATTGTATTTGGCTTTACTGGTTATGCTCCTCCGAGTAGTGTTGATGACGAGTTAAAGGGTTTGTCTTATATAGGTTTTAGATTATATAATAAAAATTATATTTATAAGTTTATAAATAATAATAAAATATCAAGAAAAAAATATAAAATATTAGCAATAAAAGAAATAATTAATAACTTTTTAAATATATTTAAAAATAGTTAA
- a CDS encoding IS3 family transposase has protein sequence MKLERALKKHLAKTTKEKYFAIFNVKRMFSLKLSCLYLKVSRYGYLKWLKNGKPKYKNYNRILAIKIRCLFYLFKKRYGYNMITLFLNKYFKERLNPWVVYRYMKTMSLKAAKKKKVPNYDKSGPLRFENLLNRNFNSKNINEKWVTDVTYIKTINGNVYLSVIKDLFNSEIIDWKLSVSPNNKLCHTNLISAIKKRGAPNIIHSDQESPYTNETWERLCKNNNINISMSRRGNSPDNGACESFFGTFKNECIYTYKVKELHHSNIYKIISDYIEFYNYVRPSLKHKKTPYEIRMEKVSF, from the coding sequence TTGAAACTGGAACGAGCTTTAAAAAAGCATTTGGCGAAGACGACTAAGGAAAAGTACTTCGCCATTTTTAATGTTAAAAGAATGTTTTCTTTGAAATTATCTTGTTTATATTTAAAAGTTTCAAGGTATGGATATTTAAAATGACTTAAAAACGGAAAACCAAAGTATAAAAATTATAATAGAATTTTAGCAATTAAGATAAGATGCCTTTTTTACTTGTTTAAAAAAAGATATGGTTATAATATGATAACTTTATTTTTAAACAAATACTTTAAAGAAAGATTAAACCCTTGAGTTGTTTATAGATATATGAAAACAATGAGTTTAAAAGCAGCAAAGAAAAAGAAAGTTCCAAACTATGATAAATCAGGTCCATTAAGATTTGAAAATCTACTAAATAGAAACTTTAATTCTAAAAATATAAATGAAAAATGAGTAACAGATGTAACTTATATAAAAACTATTAATGGAAACGTATATCTATCTGTTATAAAGGATTTGTTTAATTCAGAAATTATTGATTGAAAGTTATCGGTTAGTCCTAATAATAAATTATGTCATACAAATTTAATAAGCGCCATTAAAAAAAGAGGTGCACCAAATATAATCCACTCAGATCAAGAATCACCATATACAAATGAAACTTGAGAAAGATTATGTAAAAATAATAATATAAATATTTCTATGTCACGAAGAGGAAATTCACCAGATAATGGTGCCTGTGAGTCTTTTTTTGGAACTTTTAAAAATGAATGTATATATACATATAAAGTAAAAGAACTACATCATTCAAATATTTATAAAATTATCTCAGACTATATAGAGTTTTATAATTATGTTAGACCTTCATTAAAACATAAAAAAACTCCATACGAAATTCGTATGGAGAAAGTATCTTTTTAA
- a CDS encoding Sapep family Mn(2+)-dependent dipeptidase — protein MEINKNLLLSDYFEKALEETKKIISIPSFRKEPKRGIPVNEDIKLVLKHCINLCASFGMKTYIDKTFKYGYADYGDSDKLFGIICHLDVVPPGNITEWINPPFEPIVKDDKLYGRGSFDDKGPTMMNLFALKYLIDNNFKPYYTIRVIFGTSEETTWECMEEYLKNEKTCDLGYVPDGHFPVVYAEKWISDVDIFGEFNSNFEIYGGEVYNAVNDLVSYKGENIDEIQNFLLKNNIDSYLENEVLYVKGISAHGSLPWKGVNATIWLLKALKEIKINHPLIDFVNDTLFEDYNMKKVFGNIEDETGFLTACNGIIRVNKNDFRFTLNIRIPCTFDPTNDVNKKLEEYLKKYNLKLKVNKMENRVFFSKESDVVKKIMSVYQEVTGDYKSQPIAIGGGTFAKSMPNMIAFGAEFNLEESTMHSYNEYVKIEELKKMLEIYTKSIVKLTKNS, from the coding sequence ATGGAAATAAATAAAAATTTACTTTTAAGTGATTACTTTGAAAAAGCTTTAGAAGAAACAAAAAAAATTATATCTATTCCTTCTTTTCGAAAAGAACCAAAAAGAGGAATTCCTGTTAATGAAGATATAAAATTAGTTTTAAAACATTGTATAAATCTATGTGCTAGTTTTGGGATGAAAACATATATTGACAAGACTTTTAAATACGGATATGCAGACTATGGAGATAGTGACAAACTTTTTGGAATTATTTGCCACTTAGATGTTGTTCCTCCAGGAAACATAACAGAATGAATTAATCCACCTTTTGAACCAATTGTTAAAGATGATAAATTATATGGTCGTGGTTCATTTGATGATAAAGGTCCAACAATGATGAATTTGTTTGCCTTAAAATACTTAATAGATAATAATTTTAAACCTTACTACACAATAAGAGTAATATTTGGTACTTCTGAAGAAACTACATGAGAGTGTATGGAAGAGTACTTAAAAAATGAAAAAACATGTGACTTAGGTTATGTGCCTGATGGTCATTTTCCAGTAGTTTATGCAGAAAAATGAATATCTGATGTTGATATTTTTGGTGAATTTAATTCTAATTTTGAAATATATGGTGGAGAAGTCTACAATGCTGTAAATGATTTGGTGTCTTATAAAGGTGAAAACATTGATGAAATTCAAAACTTTTTATTAAAAAATAATATTGATTCGTATTTAGAAAATGAAGTTTTATATGTAAAAGGAATTTCTGCACATGGTAGTTTACCTTGAAAAGGTGTTAATGCAACTATATGGTTATTAAAAGCATTAAAAGAAATAAAAATTAACCACCCGCTAATTGATTTTGTTAATGACACATTATTTGAAGATTATAATATGAAAAAAGTTTTTGGAAATATAGAAGATGAAACAGGTTTTTTAACCGCCTGTAATGGAATTATAAGAGTTAATAAAAATGATTTTAGATTTACATTAAATATAAGGATTCCTTGTACTTTTGATCCAACAAATGATGTTAATAAAAAGTTAGAAGAGTATTTAAAAAAATATAATTTAAAATTAAAAGTTAATAAAATGGAAAATAGAGTATTCTTTTCAAAAGAAAGTGATGTTGTTAAAAAAATTATGTCTGTTTACCAAGAAGTAACAGGCGATTATAAATCTCAACCAATTGCAATTGGTGGAGGTACTTTTGCAAAATCAATGCCAAATATGATAGCTTTTGGTGCAGAATTTAATTTAGAAGAATCAACAATGCATTCATACAACGAGTATGTTAAAATTGAAGAACTAAAAAAAATGTTAGAAATTTATACAAAATCAATTGTTAAGTTGACAAAAAACAGTTAA
- the rny gene encoding ribonuclease Y: MPEAMKFSRDEAYIMIIVILFLIVISLTIILIVLAHSRRRKYVMEKAKDEAKEIKLRIIAEAKKELAQIKFEANNEIQNHKNELSIKEQQLDMEREEILMKLDDLNSSKKFLLEEKININNLRNDLLLKEKKLFSLLEKVSGLTKEQAKKELLKYIEDNYFLDLSNTIKEKENLLKYKSKEEATKILINAMEKCNIEVTTDKNTTFFELEDDSWKGKIIGKEGRNIKTFQMYCGVDIIVDDTPNKIMISSFNPIRREIAYLVLQELVKIGRIQPASIEEQVIIQSEKLEKVFEETGFKVVEDLNLLNKIPNEIISFLGKLKYRQSYGQNALQHSIEVARISSEISSKLELNKDIALMAGLLHDIGKAVDFEEEGSHVSIGVEILKKNNIDEVIINAVHAHHGDIEKSSVYAEIVAIADAISAARPGARNNDAKEYFIRMEELEQTCLSEEGVSKAYVLQSGRQIRVIVNPNIVDDYNLRKLIIQLKDKISKINKTPGEITITIIREKRESLKI; encoded by the coding sequence ATGCCTGAAGCAATGAAATTTAGTAGAGACGAAGCATATATTATGATCATTGTAATATTATTTTTAATTGTTATATCTTTAACAATTATATTAATAGTATTAGCACATTCTCGTCGTCGTAAATATGTTATGGAAAAAGCCAAAGACGAGGCAAAAGAAATTAAGTTAAGAATAATTGCAGAAGCTAAAAAAGAACTTGCTCAAATTAAATTTGAAGCAAATAATGAAATTCAAAATCATAAAAATGAATTATCAATTAAAGAACAGCAATTAGATATGGAAAGAGAAGAAATTCTCATGAAATTAGACGACTTAAATAGCAGTAAAAAGTTTTTATTAGAAGAAAAAATAAATATAAATAACCTTAGAAATGATTTGCTATTAAAAGAAAAAAAACTCTTTTCTTTGCTTGAAAAAGTTAGCGGACTAACAAAAGAACAAGCAAAAAAAGAATTACTTAAATATATTGAAGATAATTATTTTTTAGATTTATCCAATACAATCAAAGAAAAAGAAAATTTATTGAAATACAAATCTAAAGAAGAAGCTACAAAAATATTAATTAATGCAATGGAAAAGTGCAATATTGAAGTTACAACTGATAAAAATACAACTTTTTTTGAACTTGAAGATGACAGTTGAAAAGGTAAAATTATTGGTAAAGAAGGAAGAAATATTAAAACTTTTCAAATGTATTGCGGAGTTGATATTATAGTTGATGATACACCAAACAAAATAATGATTTCATCTTTTAATCCAATAAGAAGAGAGATTGCATATCTTGTTTTACAAGAATTAGTTAAGATTGGTCGAATTCAACCAGCTTCAATAGAAGAACAAGTTATTATACAAAGTGAAAAACTTGAAAAAGTTTTTGAAGAAACTGGTTTCAAAGTTGTTGAAGATCTAAATCTTTTAAATAAAATTCCAAATGAAATAATTAGTTTTTTAGGTAAATTAAAATATAGACAAAGTTATGGACAAAATGCTTTGCAACACTCCATTGAAGTTGCAAGAATTTCGAGTGAAATAAGTAGTAAGTTAGAATTAAACAAAGATATCGCACTTATGGCAGGACTTTTACATGATATTGGAAAAGCTGTGGATTTTGAAGAAGAAGGAAGTCATGTTAGCATAGGTGTTGAAATTCTTAAAAAAAATAATATTGATGAAGTTATAATTAATGCAGTACATGCTCATCATGGAGATATTGAAAAAAGCAGTGTTTATGCTGAAATTGTTGCAATAGCTGATGCAATTAGTGCTGCTAGACCTGGGGCAAGAAATAATGATGCAAAAGAGTACTTCATAAGAATGGAAGAATTAGAACAAACTTGTTTATCTGAAGAAGGTGTTTCAAAAGCATATGTACTACAATCAGGAAGACAAATTAGAGTTATAGTAAATCCAAATATTGTCGATGATTATAATTTAAGAAAACTTATTATTCAATTAAAAGATAAAATAAGTAAAATTAATAAAACACCAGGTGAGATCACAATAACTATTATTAGAGAAAAACGTGAGTCATTAAAAATATAA
- a CDS encoding ATP-binding cassette domain-containing protein, with protein sequence MIILDKVNKFYGKKQVLKDISLNIQDNETIAFIGSNGSGKSTLVEIIAKLLKPTNGTVKYISSKNEEISKRVGMQFQDGSWPPGTKILDLVKFYKDKKYLETDEFNELVDAFSLKNFITKSIDSLSGGERQRANCFLSVINSPELLILDELITGLDLEMQIKLIRFFKNYKSNNNITLLIVSHIPEEVEELCERVVILKNGEIFEDKSMKDILKEHGTLRKRLIKYYDI encoded by the coding sequence ATGATTATTTTAGATAAAGTAAATAAATTTTATGGAAAGAAGCAAGTTTTAAAAGACATATCTTTAAACATACAAGATAATGAAACTATTGCCTTTATTGGTTCTAATGGTAGTGGAAAATCAACTTTAGTTGAGATAATTGCAAAACTTTTAAAACCAACAAATGGAACTGTAAAATATATATCTTCAAAAAATGAAGAAATAAGTAAAAGAGTAGGTATGCAATTTCAAGATGGAAGTTGACCTCCAGGAACAAAAATTTTAGATTTAGTTAAATTTTATAAAGATAAAAAATACTTAGAAACTGATGAATTTAATGAATTAGTTGATGCATTTAGTCTTAAAAACTTTATAACTAAATCAATAGATTCATTATCGGGTGGAGAAAGACAAAGAGCTAATTGTTTTTTATCAGTAATTAATAGTCCGGAGTTATTGATATTAGATGAACTTATAACCGGTCTAGATCTTGAAATGCAAATAAAATTAATTAGATTTTTTAAAAATTATAAATCTAATAACAATATAACATTACTAATCGTTTCACATATTCCTGAAGAGGTTGAAGAATTATGTGAAAGAGTTGTAATATTAAAAAATGGTGAAATATTTGAAGATAAATCAATGAAAGATATTTTAAAAGAACACGGTACGCTTAGAAAAAGATTAATTAAGTATTATGATATTTAA
- a CDS encoding Holliday junction resolvase RecU produces the protein MILKNKGKFLETIINKSIQMLEINNEGLIYKMPVNSNLFEVNNNVIKAKLLNNTFCDYIGLYKGFYFEFEAKETEKEYFSVTNIRKNQYTKLKKVHENNGFAFILVYFHKYESLYVLNIIDILSLKNKKIPYEVFAEKYIKIDLDNGNINFNKIFNHLINYTL, from the coding sequence ATGATATTAAAAAATAAAGGTAAATTTTTAGAAACAATTATTAATAAATCAATTCAAATGCTTGAAATCAATAATGAAGGTCTTATATATAAAATGCCTGTTAATTCAAATTTATTTGAAGTTAATAATAATGTCATTAAAGCAAAATTATTAAATAATACTTTTTGTGACTACATTGGCTTATATAAAGGGTTTTATTTTGAGTTTGAAGCAAAAGAAACTGAGAAAGAATATTTTAGTGTTACAAATATAAGAAAAAATCAATACACTAAATTAAAAAAAGTTCATGAAAATAATGGATTTGCTTTTATTTTGGTTTATTTTCATAAATATGAATCATTATATGTTTTAAATATAATTGATATACTAAGTTTAAAAAATAAAAAAATACCATATGAGGTATTTGCTGAAAAATATATAAAAATTGACTTGGATAATGGAAATATTAATTTTAATAAAATATTTAATCATTTAATCAATTATACATTGTAA
- a CDS encoding DivIVA domain-containing protein, translating into MKSNKGYLKLSKVDIYEKDFEVEYKGYKVEEVDSFLDIVYEDYKYFEESEGKYLKKLKELEDKNKKLIKEIEEKGALLKHSEEELEKLTRSGVNNSAIIKRISNLEKDKYNK; encoded by the coding sequence ATGAAAAGCAATAAAGGGTATTTAAAATTATCAAAAGTTGATATTTATGAAAAAGATTTTGAAGTCGAATACAAAGGTTATAAAGTTGAAGAAGTCGACTCTTTTTTAGATATTGTTTATGAAGATTACAAATATTTTGAAGAATCAGAAGGAAAATATTTAAAAAAATTAAAAGAACTTGAAGATAAAAATAAAAAGTTAATTAAAGAAATTGAAGAAAAAGGAGCTCTTCTAAAACATTCTGAAGAGGAACTTGAAAAACTTACAAGAAGTGGGGTAAACAACTCTGCTATTATTAAAAGGATTTCTAATTTAGAAAAAGATAAATATAATAAATAA